The following proteins are co-located in the Solidesulfovibrio fructosivorans JJ] genome:
- a CDS encoding MFS transporter, with protein sequence MGKWTLFVLYAATVSGISSIYAPQPLLPVLASTFGVSESTAGLTITATMLPLGLAPLAYGFFLDAVPARPLIGISLALLAVCAGGLCLAPNFGWFLAVRVGQGLLVPALLTALMTYLATAAPPSQVRRVMAAYIAVTVFGGFFGRFFSGLTAQAFGWRIPFAGLGCFLALCAAACLTLPPDARTAFSPIRLAYAPQVLKKPGFAATYAVVALLFFVFSGMLNLLPFRLGHLSGGYSPLRAGVMYSGYLMGIIVSLTSHRFAKNFGGPTRAMSAGAAIVITAAAVFSIPAQAAIFASVFVLCSGMFLAHSVAPGVLNGAENEHKGLVNGLYISFYYSGGSLGTYLPGLLLAEYGFFAAAGLLLLSAATATCIALRLRTTAFR encoded by the coding sequence ATGGGGAAATGGACGCTTTTCGTATTGTACGCCGCCACGGTCAGCGGCATCTCCTCCATTTACGCGCCCCAGCCGCTGCTTCCGGTCCTGGCCTCGACCTTCGGCGTGTCCGAGTCCACGGCCGGGCTGACCATCACCGCCACCATGCTGCCGCTGGGCCTTGCCCCGCTGGCCTACGGTTTTTTTCTCGACGCCGTGCCGGCCCGCCCGTTGATCGGCATTTCCCTGGCCTTGCTGGCCGTGTGCGCCGGCGGCCTGTGCCTGGCGCCCAATTTCGGCTGGTTTCTGGCCGTTCGCGTGGGGCAGGGGTTGCTCGTGCCGGCGCTTTTGACGGCGCTTATGACCTATCTGGCCACTGCCGCGCCGCCATCCCAGGTGCGCCGCGTCATGGCCGCCTATATCGCGGTCACGGTGTTCGGGGGCTTTTTCGGGCGTTTTTTTTCCGGTCTGACCGCCCAGGCCTTTGGCTGGCGCATCCCCTTCGCCGGCTTGGGCTGCTTCCTGGCCCTTTGCGCGGCGGCCTGCCTGACCCTGCCGCCGGATGCGCGCACGGCCTTTTCGCCCATCCGTCTGGCCTATGCCCCGCAGGTGCTCAAAAAGCCGGGCTTTGCCGCGACCTACGCCGTGGTCGCCCTGCTTTTCTTCGTCTTTTCCGGCATGCTCAACCTGCTGCCCTTTCGCCTGGGCCATCTTTCGGGCGGCTATTCACCGCTTCGGGCCGGGGTCATGTATTCCGGCTATCTCATGGGCATCATCGTAAGCCTCACTTCCCACCGGTTTGCCAAAAACTTCGGGGGACCGACCCGGGCCATGAGCGCCGGGGCCGCCATCGTCATCACGGCGGCGGCCGTATTTTCCATCCCCGCCCAGGCGGCGATCTTCGCCAGCGTCTTCGTGCTGTGTTCGGGCATGTTTCTGGCCCACTCCGTGGCCCCGGGCGTGCTCAACGGCGCGGAGAACGAGCACAAGGGGCTTGTCAACGGCCTCTACATTTCTTTTTATTATTCGGGTGGGTCGCTCGGGACCTATCTGCCCGGGCTGCTGCTTGCCGAGTACGGCTTTTTCGCCGCGGCCGGGCTGCTGCTCCTTTCGGCGGCCACGGCCACGTGCATCGCCCTGCGGCTGCGCACGACGGCGTTTCGTTGA
- a CDS encoding flagellar basal body-associated FliL family protein gives MRRHLALLFGTVALLCALLAARDAPAQQRETFVRGGTAVYSDVDVNITDGARLARLHLAFEAQCISEDAARLAASPETREAVLLFLRERTVAELSTPRGKREFKRQLLAVMNKAVGGPRVVRIYFLQFVIE, from the coding sequence ATGCGACGACATCTTGCACTGCTTTTTGGGACCGTAGCCCTGCTGTGCGCGCTGCTTGCGGCCCGGGACGCTCCGGCGCAGCAGCGGGAAACCTTCGTCAGGGGCGGCACGGCCGTCTACTCCGACGTCGACGTCAATATCACCGACGGCGCGCGCTTGGCCCGGCTGCATCTGGCCTTCGAGGCCCAGTGCATAAGCGAAGATGCGGCGCGCCTTGCGGCAAGTCCGGAAACGCGCGAGGCCGTCCTGCTTTTCCTGCGCGAGCGGACCGTGGCCGAATTGTCCACGCCGCGTGGCAAACGCGAGTTCAAGCGTCAGCTCCTGGCGGTCATGAACAAGGCCGTGGGCGGGCCGCGCGTGGTGCGCATCTACTTCCTGCAATTTGTCATCGAATAG
- a CDS encoding lactate utilization protein, with amino-acid sequence MQAPIETYYAKRLEELAKALQGNHFNAHVVPDAAAARDLVINEILPASGAKTVAYGGSATLLATGLPAELAAMPDIEVINTLDKTLSAEQAYERRRQALLSDLFFTGTNAVTEDGVLVNLDMIGNRACAIAFGPKRVVVFVGRNKIVPDLTSAVRRIKEYAAPANAIRLAKKTPCAVTSRCEDCGSPERICNVWTITEKSFPRGRVTVICINQDLGL; translated from the coding sequence ATGCAGGCACCGATCGAGACATATTACGCCAAGCGGCTTGAGGAGTTGGCCAAGGCTCTTCAGGGCAACCACTTCAACGCCCACGTCGTGCCCGACGCGGCGGCGGCGCGTGACCTCGTCATAAACGAAATTCTCCCCGCCTCCGGGGCCAAAACCGTGGCCTACGGCGGTTCGGCCACCCTGCTCGCAACCGGCCTGCCGGCGGAGCTGGCCGCCATGCCGGACATCGAGGTCATCAATACCCTGGATAAGACGCTTTCCGCCGAGCAGGCTTACGAGCGGCGGCGGCAGGCGCTTCTGTCCGATCTCTTTTTCACCGGCACCAACGCCGTGACCGAGGACGGCGTGCTGGTCAACCTGGACATGATCGGCAACCGGGCCTGCGCCATCGCTTTCGGCCCCAAGCGGGTCGTGGTCTTTGTCGGGCGCAACAAGATCGTGCCGGACCTGACCTCCGCCGTGCGCCGCATCAAGGAATACGCCGCTCCGGCCAATGCCATCCGCCTGGCGAAGAAGACGCCCTGCGCGGTCACCTCCCGTTGCGAGGACTGTGGCAGCCCGGAGCGTATTTGCAACGTTTGGACCATCACCGAAAAGTCCTTTCCCAGGGGACGCGTCACGGTGATATGCATCAATCAGGATTTGGGACTGTAA
- a CDS encoding histidine phosphatase family protein, with product MPLFRLIRHGQSASNAGHVTDYPDTIPLTDLGQRQAALVASCFRRAPRLVVFSSFDRAVQTATPLCERFPEASVAVWPVQEFTYLAPHRYIGTTRKERGEAVVAYWKRLDPRWRDGDGAESFVGFWDRVESFMERVARTRGPAVVFSHGQFLRGVVLRVLAGPLGAEEAMVRFRAVRQAVAWPNAAMAVLAVSPAMPLIGPVTVEHLPPEMLST from the coding sequence ATGCCGCTTTTCCGCCTGATCCGCCACGGACAAAGCGCTTCCAACGCCGGCCATGTGACCGACTATCCCGATACCATCCCCTTGACCGACCTGGGGCAAAGGCAGGCCGCCCTTGTGGCTTCCTGCTTTCGGCGCGCGCCCAGGCTGGTCGTTTTTTCCTCCTTCGACAGGGCGGTGCAGACGGCAACGCCCCTTTGCGAACGGTTTCCCGAAGCGTCCGTCGCGGTCTGGCCGGTGCAGGAATTCACCTACCTGGCCCCACACCGCTACATCGGCACGACCAGAAAGGAGCGTGGCGAGGCCGTGGTCGCCTATTGGAAACGCCTGGACCCGCGCTGGCGCGACGGCGACGGCGCCGAGTCCTTTGTCGGCTTCTGGGACCGTGTGGAATCTTTCATGGAACGCGTCGCCAGGACCCGGGGCCCGGCGGTCGTTTTTTCCCATGGCCAGTTTTTGCGCGGGGTGGTGCTGCGGGTTTTGGCCGGGCCGCTCGGGGCCGAGGAAGCCATGGTCCGCTTCCGGGCCGTCCGGCAAGCCGTCGCCTGGCCCAACGCCGCCATGGCCGTGCTGGCCGTCTCGCCGGCCATGCCGCTCATCGGGCCGGTCACGGTCGAACATTTGCCGCCGGAAATGCTTTCCACGTAA